The segment ATAACTGTGATTTTCTAGATGATTCGGCTATCAATGTCTCTGCATGATCTATATTTGTTCTTCAGGTGAGTTGGCTTGTCTGTTTCGTTGTTCTCCTCGGTTGCTTTCTACAAAAAGGATCAGCTGCAGGTCAAAACATAAAAGTGGAGTTCTATTCATCCGTAACTCTACCATGTGATAACAAGGACTTAAACTTCACAATGAACCCCGTCAATTACGCCCGGGTAGTGAACCAGTACTGGATCCTACCAGGGGGGAGTATGATTGACAACACCTCCCATTCGGACATGGTGGAAACGAACGTGTACCGATGGTCTATATCCAAGACTAATTTTAACCTCACAATCAACAGGGTGGATGATGACGATTTTGGGATGTACACATGTGTCGTCGTTTTTGACGATCACCAAGTTAAGATTGTTCGTCGAGGTTTAAATATGGATGGAGCAGACTTTAGTAAGCTGCAGGAGACTTACAGAGAGAACGCCATTATCGGGGGTATCGCTGCAGCATGTCTGTTTGCGGTTTTCTCAAGTGCTTGTGTTATTTGGCACTGTCGGTTTAGTTCGCGACAAAAAGAGAAAGAGGGGTTAGAGAAAGGTGACCCGACACAGGCATTCCACAATTCTGCGCTAGAAATTGAGGAAACGAATCATCTATGAAGAGCTCGACAAGAACAAATTCTCAACACAATTACAATCGaccttattacatgtattatttttgtgtgGAATGACCACTTTTTCAATTCACCCTTCATCTGACTGTGTAATTTTAGTCTGTGAAGACAACATGGTGGGGATCTTCATATATACTGCTGGCCTTTTCTTAACCTCTGTCCGCTTTGTACATTGTATGATACACAGAGTAATCTAGGTTTATCAAATGTTTAACACGTAGAGATCGTGTCAATGCATTAATCAGTAAAACTAAACATACATTTGAATTTTGACAAAGTCTGTAGTTCTAATATGAACACTGGaaataaaatcttaaatttCTACCGACCTAGTTGAATTGCTACTGAATTTTATTAAGGAGCGATGGTACAtctgagaaatttgatgtggaggATATGGACAACAATATTttggaaattgaaaacttttaaattcactttatttagTCATAAAATGCAGTTTTTGTACTAGTTAAATAAATTTAAACCCTTtgttggactcgaacccgctaactcactgagctactcagcaaGACAGTTCAATCGAAAAGGAATAGAcagatattgctgatatttatattttcatccatgttttcaaaggaagtccgccattatgacgatgtagtacACCTCCTTAAAACTGAAATTTGTTTGCGCGTTTGTTGAGAATTGTGTCAGAATGCATTTTGCCCACTTCAAGCTGTATGGTCCGCCAGTTTGGCATATTTTAACCGTAATAAaatctttctgtttttcttatGCATGATAAACTTGGATTATTCATATACCTCTCAATAGTCTAAAGGCTATAACTTGAGATACTGAAAGTAAGTCTACCGGAACGGAACTCAAtctaactcatcaatatacaacaAAAAAACTAACCTTGAACTCAATAGACGCATCTACAGCCATAGCAGAAAAAGTCCCGAAAACTAAAACTACTAGTAACATGGAAGGAAGGACAGACAGTATAAAACAGGAAGTCATtgggccttaacggtcaccaGAGTACGCACATTGTTTGGTCTTAGAAATCTTTGTGAGTTTTATGCTTCTTCGTGTTAATACTTTGTAGTAGattatagatatacatgtagctatcataaatacatgtaattgataatTCTCTTACAGGAGAGTAAGTTTTATCACATCACGGCGAAATTCGATTTTCTATTCGAGGTCTATAAGCCGAATGTTCAATAAATTTAGTAGAAAAACCCAATGCTCGGTTTGtcatcgtcgctagccacggtTACCGAGTCCGGTAGTACCTCACTGACGTAGTGTTAACGGGGGCAATAGGTGGGACTTGCGACTATGacagtttgtgtaataaagaGGAAATTTTATCTAAAGAAGTTAAAAGTATTTGTCAACATACGATCAATAGTCTCATCCTGAAACCAGAAGTAACTCCTTATACAAGTTTGGTAGAATGCCAAATGCTCAATAAATAATGCAAATAGATTACAAGTTTACGGCTGATTGTTAATGAAAtgtgtattttcattatatgattaaattttTCCAAACCTGGGCCTCAATCCAGGTTCTATGGATTTCAGAAGTTTCAATTTGGTAGAGCAAAGGGAACTCGTTTCATGCTCAACATATCGAGTGATAGGGTGTCCAGAAGTAAATAAtgcatttttaatatatgaCCAACTTAACCCCACCTGGGGCCTGGATTAGGGGCAAATGAATTTTTACAGTTTTCAAGGAGGGATCATTGCTTATCAATTACCCTGCTTAATTTTTAGGAATAAAAGGGATTTTCTAAACTACCATATGATCATAGTTTGTCTGCTTAGTATACGGTAgtaaattttgtattgcattTTCAATACACAATGTATATGACCAATCTAGTATCACCTTGCTACCTGAACCCAGAGGCcatgaatttcagttttggtAAAGAGCTCATAgccagtgctcgagctgggcttcgccattttcgccaatggcgaattttttttcaaaaatggcgaaaaaaaattgaaagtggcgaaaatccctttttgcaataaattgtatttttaatcctttgtcaatgacacattatcgcctgtttgtttatgcagtcaaaatcagtttattcagtcaacgcgtgcgaccggaaatctcgcgtcgctccagtgcacacagagctggtcacagcctcaggtaatttatggctgcaaaaaagtcggtgattatgtaataaagtacatcggacagctgtttaccctgctgtggtcaattgtttaacatttagtCTTATTCgttatcgtgttatcatctccacattaatgtcaattcttaaccagagaaccgaccggtaattaaattggccgtattattgtctataatgtatatatgaatacatcaattgtttgtttttgcggccaaactcgttgattacaagattttaatgtgtttgattttagttcgaatatttcataaacaatgcggtcggtcaccattcatatggacatagcaattttaataaataattttctttgaagttcggtgcgcaacagacaacagtataaaaatgctaatctcataagactatgcaccccattctattttgatactaaacttgtagcttctgaccctagtcagtctaaaatttaaaaaaatatctatgtttggctttacagtcaagcCAACCTGCTCAAACATttgattctgtccaaattgcaaaatcttccatacaaaaacggaaatttgatagggaatggttgagatacgactctaaattgggcttgatgttttgtgacatctgcatttcggccaatgtacacaatgttttcactgaggggtgtagcatcataaagctttatatttatatgatttattacccgaattttgatttccataatagcatttatcaaacaaatcaacttcttattatttcagaaagaaatgtttaggtatggtagctggatatgattaagtaatgtaactgattaaaaatgctaaaataagtgtaatgaataaaataatatataatatgatggaaataattgtaaagcatgtgattatttgtgccgcgccactccccgaaaaagtggcgaaagggaattctggtccagtgggagcactgctCATAGCTTATCATAATCTGGCAAATAGCTTGACTGCTCGATATCCAGGAGCAAAGAAGATTTTGttaattttgatggttttggcCTTGACCCCTAGATCTGTGTTGTGTACCGAAATTGGTTCAGCCATTCCATAGACAAAGCTGAAAATGTGCAAagtttaaaggacacatctcgtgttttcaaagtatacagaattatatgcattttgtcttccgtatgcttatagaaattaattgtaatagttcgttcattgaagtattgcgataatttgccacaatacggacttaaatctaagccccgatttcaaaaagcctagttaattagataggtagtcacgtggtacagtgacgtcatatgcgaccttcgtcgatcaacttgttgtaatagtagtgttagatatttttaaaaactcgggttttaggggcctaatttatttaccatggataacatttatttcgatgttgacaaatttcccgagtcttatatcttttagccaccagtgcatacaaatagcgacccaaatgtagcgaggaaagcgaatatgaaatttgcgagtaaataatgtttacatgggatcactgtctaaacactatttggtaatgccatttctgtaaacaactgtaattagtgTTGTTGCTTTTccaaaataaacagtgcaattattataaaatttatttttggagaagttagataggcctaaattataataCGATTATGTAgtattgacaactaggcctactgtgaCAGGGTGCATTTCGggggtaaaaaataaaataaaaatgatcaaacttattgtgaaaatcacaatacttttaaattattttattcaagcaattttattaatcattatattttgttatctacacgttgttacttaggaagtgggagcgctgcgtgctgttgttgtaaacacgtacgcgttccttaaaaaaaataaaaatgaacgcattataattcaattcaaagttgggaaatatcatattttattatttataattgaaagttctattatcttttatctttaaatttcgtttttaaaactaccaattggtagacactgctagcaaagttctgtctatatgttgttacaaggtgaaggtcagttggtgcgagtgtgtattgaatttgagagcagaacggaatgcatatgcggtaggcctatatgtaacagtgcgaagcttcgatagaaccattttctcgcagtttatatacgtctttgtccaagagcttgtttgaaaaagtacagggacaaattctactggggttttttttatggtaAAGTCGTtatgccgacaaaaaatattcacgtcttgtccctcataccttccttcgaaaattgaaaaaaacacagtccaaatcatctctactgacagcaagtacacccttaaacggcacaaaacaacccagtgcagtgttatttacaaaccgttaatgtgataattgtttgtttgtcaattaaatctaatctgtttatgaaatggctaacaactgttttcaaatcttctcgctcgaggtcgcatatgacgtcacagataatggcgcgtaaaatatcgaagaaaatatgcatatcgcaagatttgaatttcatcgctatcaaactcgaaaactacgcaaactgtttcttttaaaacacatgtaaagtagttttaggcatgaaatgaattaattttgctgaaaaaattaaaaagtttaaaaacatgcgatgtgtcctttaagactGATGCAAAACTAACGACACTGAATGAAAACAGAAAGCAAAAAGTCACCCGAGTGACTCTGGTAACTTCAATATACACTTTCTTAGGATTACcaggtttttttgtttttttttttttactaatcaTGAATTGCTGGAGAACAAACAACAATGAAAGCTTAATTGAGCTTACAATGTAGGTGAACTAGCAAGTGAAAATGACATAAAAAGCACTCTATCAATGCTATCTCCATCTGCTTGATTGTGTTTTTACATTAGCAGGAATGGAGAAAATACAATGATTAAAACCGGGATTCTAACCCTGTCCCCCTGAATCTCAAGTCAGGTGTCCTACAAACTAAGCTATCGGGCTACTGGTGATTGAACCTGTTTGACCCTTGCATTCCTTTTCACATCTTGAAGATATTAACCCAGGATCTCCTTATACACCAACAGGCATTTTCAACTGTGAGTTTATAACAGGAGGGAAGAAAATGGAATGATCAAGACCAGAATTCAAACTCTGGTCCTCCGAATCTCTAATCAGGTGCTCCACCAACTGGCCACTGGCAATTAAACCTGTCTGACACACACCCTACACACGACATTTAACAAGTACAATATACACTTTAGCAGGATTAAGGTgcaaatactacatgtacaattggATGAGATCAGCTTATTGAATCTTGTTGCTTTGAAACAACACAATCGATAAAACGCAATGTCAATATAAGAACATGAATTTATTGATAAGGTTTTGAGAGTATATCACAGAAAGATGTcataaaaaatcaatacagCACTTATAGAAGAACTTACAAAACTTCCACTTTTAACATCACCCGCACATTTGAAAATTATGACTTCAGTTACTCCTCATCATCAATATGATGTCTATAAGAACAATCTGAGTTACACAGAATGAGAATTTAGAATTAGGATGAATATGATTTACTAAGGACCACATTGAAATGATGTCAAAAATATTACTTGTGGGCATGTATGACCATCTTGTAATTAAACAAAGTATTTGGTTTTAACAAAGTTTAACCTAGGAAATTGAATTTGGCTTTGGTGACTTTTCCTGTTTTTTGAATTGTCGCTTTGACTTCCAGTTCGGTACCACCAAAAATCATTTCACAGGTCACACTTCTATTGCGGCCGCCAGAAGTATCGGGCATGTCCACCTCCATTTGACCAATTTTTTGGCAGCCTGGATCAGTAATGTAGGCCGGATTTAGTTCGGTTGAAGTGTATATTTGAAAGCACATGGACGTCTGACTATCCTCTACTGGTGTGTAAGTATTGTCACTCTGAGCCTCACCGACCTTCAGGGTCTGACCTTTCTCAACATGCTTTGAAAAAATATCCATACACTTAATCTGGTTTccatatttctttttcttctctGCTGGATGAATACTTGGGTTAAAACTGATTGTGGTGGCTACCCCATAAGTAAATTTGGCAACACGAGAATCTATAGTGGCAGGTTTGTGTCCAAATAACACTGCCCCCTTGAGGACTGCTAATCCAGCTTCAGGGGGAATAATTACTCTAGCATTGGGGAAGGCTTGCTTGATCATGTGCTGTAAAATTGGGGACTCAGAAAACCCTCCAACCATGATGATATTATTGGTGCCAGAGATCTCTGATTTTGTAAACAAGTCTTTAACATGTTGAACTATCTGATCACCAGCCACTTCAAACAAGCTTTTGATCACTTCTGCAGTGATGCGACATTTGTCTCCTACCCATGTAATTTTACCTGAAAATTTTGTATTCTCGATTGTTTCTTTAATGTCCTCCCCTGTGTCCTCCTCAAAAGTTTCCACTAGAGAAATGGGGATTTTGATGGTGACCTTTCCCTTGGTTTCACCGGTAATAGCTCGCTTTTTAGTTTCAAATTCCCTGAACATGTCCACATAATCAGCTGTATGTGATTTGGAAAACTCTGTAATGATGGGGGCTCCTACAATTTTAATCAGCAGTTGTTTGTAGGCTTCATCCACCTGCGTACCTCCCCAGGCCCCGCCGCTGGCTTTGTACAGTTCCTTCAGGTTAAAATTTGGTTGTACTTCATGAACTGTGATGTCTACTGTCCCTCCTTGAACATAAAGAGTCATAATGAACATAACATTGCCGTATACAGTCATATTTTTTGCTGCATTTTGATTTTCACCATTTTAACTTTACGCCAAAACCATGATATTAAAACTGCAGTGAATATAATctacacaaaatatttacagCTTCTTTCACTTGTATTCAACTTATTCAAAGTGAATCATCACTtgtattgaattaaaaataaatcccTACCCAGATTCTTACTACTTCTTTGTTTCAAAATCTTGGTTAATTTGAAATTGCGTGTAACGAAATATTGCTTGTATTGGAAGTAATTCTATGCTCCATTGAACTGATggtgtgttgtttttttatcaTGGTTGTACTGAAGTCAGTTTGACTAGTAATGCTTGTATGAGGACATGTTTATCTATACTTGTTTACATAGTGTACAGATTTGTTTTATACTCTTGAGTATCCTTGTGTCATTTCGTATTTTAAATATGGGCACTACACAGaattaagaaaacaaaactgttaccttttgaataaaatatacattGATAACAGAAATTGATAAAAACTTTCGTGACAAGTGTGCAAATAACaacaaatttttatatatttacatttccaatgatatttttaatacattctaatgataaccatttaagaaataaattttatttttcaaatatgcgAGGATATGAACAGTGAcacttcacgccagcatacttcatgaagcactaaCATAAAttaaggatatgcgggacgatgatcacgtgatggttgcgaatttattataaatttagaaccggacgcagcgtagttaaagcttcccgagaaaaatcacaatgctgtacagacacactatatgacgtcataataaaaaaagTACGTCATgacgttgtatcgcggggaaaatgtcatcatattttgtcgtaatttgctaccgctgtcatgtgtaaatctgttgattgaattcttgtcaaatgataatttttattttatttcataatgattacaagtctctttttcatatacattgcatatattattattatatatatgtatagtatgcgccacagtaattttgatagtatagcatataagtcaccgaaatcgctcttacatgtatgcacatacaATTTGCATCTCTGgacatttacaaaaaaaaagtcaactgtctgtaaacaatgactcaGTGCAAGTATAAGTTgatgatcgtttgttgatatttactatagtaGTGTGAAACTAGAACTGGACACACATTTCTCCGAATCATGCTTGGGAAACGTACGAACTAGTCaggtgcttttataatcgatctttgtttgcgaaaaataccccccacccccccttaTGACGACAATCGTTacttttggtcaaatattaacgtccatacttggaatgtttaatttttgcaagcattttcatgtaaatataagtacgctttatctctcaaactatttcatattccaaattatttttactaacttaatttacgaaacactgctgcggaaatggtaactaatgtaataaaatatgatacacATCGGAATGTATGCGAGAAGCAGATGTGTGAAAATGAAAAAGGTGCAAAGTCACAACATGTGCGATACAtaaataccttgaaaaatagcatggagacGATCGAGTCAAGCAACATTAGCTACCATGGCCGTGGAAATGCTGTTGATCTTGTAAAGGAAGTAGTAGCTCATATTGAAGTTAACTAGACCTAACccgtggtttgaaagaagacgTATTGTTTAGAGCTAGACTAGATGTTTTGTTCAAagccatgtttaatatatacttgtatatttaaaaaaaatcaaattttaatttgttttcattaactcaatttttgttccataataatgaaaattctaaatatttcaataggttaaaaacaaatatagtttctaacaatgtattccaaaacaggcACGATCGAGAATTAGGctgccccccctccccccgtcTTTGACaatgagctttttttttttttttgtagtgCAAATAGATTGAGACTGTCCAAtcccccattacttttaacagtagttgtacatgaaaagaatatataagcttgaaagttattaataacaaatatttcgccaagcctaaccccaagtgaacatatcaatgtataacttcaaggacgcctacctcaaaatcaagattagctccaccccttcatatttctacaggaagttaggtatataaatagcttttaattgcagtgtttgcaaaaaaattcattgacaagtttttgagcagtgcttcatttagtatctggTCTACTCTGTTTTTGAGTACCAATTTCCACTCCAAATCtttaaattttcccaatttcttattatatggttatgtttaagcatgttattattatatattttatattttgcatatattttaaagattattgtaaaagatatatataaaaattccatcaaattatttttttgaattgaaaatcggaatgatcttgtaaaattcacaattttcgaaaaggggggtaattcaaagcttattatctcccttgtatacctagaaagtggccatgaaatttatacacattgtacaggacatcctgatggtgcttcatgaaaaaaagaaaaaaatattcattgacgagttatttttggccacatcgtcccgcatgtccttaaGCTGGTGtaaagcatcgcagttcataccctcatgtattttcatattaaatgaaagtaattttctaATTTCCAGCCATAAAATCgtgaaaaaaagataatttctttcatttcaaatttattgcatagatatatttaaaactttattttaccCATAATTATCTCAATcagaataaaatcattagaaattAGAACAGTTAATAATTCCATACTTTCGATTTTGTTTCCTTGGGTAATCTAGTACATTGATTGGATATACAGACCACAACATTTAAAACTGcatgaaaatcttgaaaat is part of the Ostrea edulis chromosome 2, xbOstEdul1.1, whole genome shotgun sequence genome and harbors:
- the LOC125678610 gene encoding uncharacterized protein LOC125678610, translating into MAAVSPKFVSWLVCFVVLLGCFLQKGSAAGQNIKVEFYSSVTLPCDNKDLNFTMNPVNYARVVNQYWILPGGSMIDNTSHSDMVETNVYRWSISKTNFNLTINRVDDDDFGMYTCVVVFDDHQVKIVRRGLNMDGADFSKLQETYRENAIIGGIAAACLFAVFSSACVIWHCRFSSRQKEKEGLEKGDPTQAFHNSALEIEETNHL
- the LOC125678608 gene encoding heat shock 70 kDa protein 12A is translated as MTSTSKLLVAAIDFGTTYSGYAFSFKHEYESDPLKVCSNNWTAGSRSLVSLKTPTCVLFNKDKKFDSFGYEAEDKYSELAEDDEHGEWYFFKRFKMSLFNKEVPLARTVKIKSIDGKEMVALDVFSAAIEFLKGHLLHTLDNRATGVKNTDIQWVLTVPAIWDDAAKQFMREAAEKAGIPGDQLITALEPEAASLYCKHLPVERLKCDGGGQGFGAFSYGSKYLVLDCGGGTVDITVHEVQPNFNLKELYKASGGAWGGTQVDEAYKQLLIKIVGAPIITEFSKSHTADYVDMFREFETKKRAITGETKGKVTIKIPISLVETFEEDTGEDIKETIENTKFSGKITWVGDKCRITAEVIKSLFEVAGDQIVQHVKDLFTKSEISGTNNIIMVGGFSESPILQHMIKQAFPNARVIIPPEAGLAVLKGAVLFGHKPATIDSRVAKFTYGVATTISFNPSIHPAEKKKKYGNQIKCMDIFSKHVEKGQTLKVGEAQSDNTYTPVEDSQTSMCFQIYTSTELNPAYITDPGCQKIGQMEVDMPDTSGGRNRSVTCEMIFGGTELEVKATIQKTGKVTKAKFNFLG